Proteins encoded in a region of the Mariprofundus ferrinatatus genome:
- a CDS encoding ATP-binding cassette domain-containing protein yields the protein MNSDPLTDNSVLILRDAARSLEAAAGEIVLLIGEVGSGKSLWLKRLAGLASFPPQFTATIAGKPPGKEIGAVQMLFDHQPPLWLGQNIGEELSFGLKAMPSRHDLATALATWGVADLESDRDVATLNRLQSVRLRLAAMELSGPVIALLDNPSDALPEADAVTLRDDIAAWVKRSNTTVVVASNRWHDWQPAATQLWRVTAADFLPNREGRHE from the coding sequence ATGAACAGCGACCCATTAACCGACAACTCCGTTCTGATTTTGCGCGATGCCGCCCGATCCCTTGAGGCAGCAGCCGGGGAGATCGTTCTGCTCATCGGCGAAGTCGGCAGCGGTAAAAGCCTCTGGCTAAAGCGGCTGGCCGGGCTGGCTTCGTTTCCCCCCCAGTTTACTGCAACCATTGCTGGCAAACCGCCCGGAAAAGAGATCGGTGCCGTACAGATGCTGTTTGATCATCAGCCACCGCTCTGGCTTGGACAAAATATTGGAGAAGAGCTCAGCTTCGGGCTGAAGGCCATGCCCTCCCGGCATGATTTGGCAACTGCACTTGCCACATGGGGGGTTGCAGATCTTGAGTCCGACAGAGATGTGGCAACACTGAATCGCCTGCAGTCAGTGCGCCTCAGGCTTGCCGCCATGGAGCTTTCCGGTCCTGTAATCGCCCTGCTGGACAACCCCAGCGATGCCCTTCCTGAAGCGGACGCGGTTACTCTTCGTGACGATATAGCAGCCTGGGTAAAACGATCCAATACAACCGTAGTCGTTGCCAGTAATCGCTGGCATGATTGGCAGCCTGCAGCCACGCAACTCTGGCGCGTTACTGCTGCAGATTTTCTGCCAAACCGGGAGGGCAGGCATGAGTGA
- a CDS encoding DNA gyrase inhibitor YacG → MQLKSVNDSRFRCPNCKKAVERDNDNFPFCCDRCRIIDLGRWATGDYRIAGDPAPIPDDSEDYG, encoded by the coding sequence ATGCAGCTGAAAAGTGTAAACGACTCCCGTTTTCGCTGCCCCAACTGTAAAAAAGCGGTTGAGCGCGACAACGACAATTTCCCTTTCTGCTGCGACCGCTGCCGTATTATTGATCTAGGACGCTGGGCGACAGGTGACTACCGCATCGCGGGCGATCCTGCGCCAATCCCTGACGACTCTGAGGATTATGGCTGA
- a CDS encoding Maf family protein encodes MKKLILASTSPYRKTLLERLGIPFKQVDPLFEEAAPGSMPPEQLVLHNTTGKASSVLARYPDATIIASDQLAVCGDMVLGKPGSKAQACAQLASLSGKRVTFLTGLALFSEKDKRCEVIPFEVFFRDLSTIEIENYVERENPVDCAGSFKSEGLGIALFDRMQGDDPTALIGLPLIRLSQWLKPLQQETAA; translated from the coding sequence TTGAAGAAGTTAATCCTTGCCTCCACCTCTCCCTACCGGAAAACCCTGCTTGAGAGGCTTGGCATTCCCTTTAAGCAGGTAGATCCGCTGTTCGAAGAGGCAGCGCCTGGTTCGATGCCGCCGGAACAGCTGGTGCTGCATAACACGACTGGAAAAGCTTCCAGTGTCCTAGCTCGCTATCCGGATGCCACAATTATCGCCTCCGACCAGCTTGCAGTTTGCGGTGATATGGTGCTCGGGAAGCCGGGAAGCAAAGCGCAGGCATGCGCACAGCTGGCCAGCCTGTCGGGCAAGCGCGTCACATTCCTGACCGGTCTCGCCCTATTCAGTGAGAAGGATAAACGCTGTGAGGTTATCCCCTTCGAAGTTTTCTTCCGGGATCTCAGCACAATTGAGATAGAAAACTATGTAGAACGGGAAAATCCGGTCGATTGTGCAGGCAGCTTCAAGTCGGAGGGGCTTGGAATTGCCCTGTTCGATCGCATGCAAGGGGATGATCCAACTGCCCTGATCGGACTGCCATTGATCCGTCTCTCGCAGTGGCTGAAACCGCTGCAACAGGAAACAGCGGCATAA
- a CDS encoding geranylgeranyl reductase family protein encodes MTVYDVAVVGTGPAGATAARELALQGISVALIEKDRLPRHKVCGGGITWRARTLLDFEIEPVVRSECHTALMSLAKSGATFKSTHERPIVSMVMRADFDRLLVEKATCAGAELIEGCRVDGAEFHDDEVLLQTSLGPVRAGFVIAADGATSTMARLAGWERLEQLIPALELELPVATSEYKRFEDCARFDFDMPANGYGWVFPKGDHLGVGIGGFGPGERKTDLKKELRSYLDKLKLSLPQDQQMHGYVIPLMPRKSGFVRRRVFLVGDAAGLADPMSAEGIWAAILSGRMAAEALVKGGLDSAMSSEHYERSLAGTLLPELEAGRKLARLFYSSQTLRKWLLKHYGQRMTEKVADIFMGSASYSDYADAFMRKLKLK; translated from the coding sequence ATGACTGTCTATGATGTCGCCGTGGTCGGAACCGGGCCTGCAGGCGCGACTGCAGCACGGGAACTTGCCCTGCAAGGTATTTCGGTCGCCCTGATAGAAAAGGATAGGCTTCCGCGCCATAAAGTGTGCGGTGGCGGTATTACCTGGCGGGCACGCACCCTTCTCGATTTCGAGATTGAACCGGTTGTTCGAAGCGAGTGCCACACTGCCTTGATGTCGCTCGCCAAGAGCGGCGCCACTTTTAAGTCGACGCATGAGCGCCCGATTGTTTCGATGGTGATGCGGGCCGACTTTGATCGTCTGCTTGTTGAGAAGGCGACTTGTGCCGGAGCAGAGTTGATCGAAGGGTGCAGGGTGGATGGCGCTGAGTTCCATGATGATGAGGTGCTGTTGCAAACATCGCTTGGCCCTGTCAGGGCAGGGTTTGTGATTGCCGCCGACGGAGCGACCAGCACCATGGCCCGACTGGCAGGGTGGGAGCGGCTTGAGCAGCTTATTCCTGCGCTGGAGCTCGAACTGCCTGTCGCCACATCCGAATATAAACGTTTCGAAGATTGCGCACGCTTTGATTTTGATATGCCGGCTAACGGTTACGGCTGGGTGTTCCCCAAGGGTGATCATCTCGGTGTCGGTATAGGTGGCTTCGGTCCGGGAGAGCGCAAGACGGATCTGAAAAAAGAGTTGAGGAGTTATCTGGACAAGTTGAAGCTCAGTCTGCCTCAAGATCAGCAGATGCACGGATATGTCATACCCCTGATGCCGCGCAAGAGCGGATTTGTCCGCAGGAGGGTATTTCTGGTCGGCGATGCCGCGGGCCTTGCAGACCCAATGAGTGCGGAGGGGATTTGGGCAGCGATACTGAGCGGCAGGATGGCAGCTGAGGCGCTGGTGAAGGGTGGCCTTGATTCAGCAATGAGTAGTGAGCACTACGAACGCAGTCTGGCTGGCACGCTGTTGCCGGAGCTTGAGGCGGGAAGGAAGCTCGCAAGGCTGTTCTACTCGTCTCAGACACTGCGCAAATGGCTTCTCAAGCACTATGGTCAGCGCATGACGGAAAAGGTGGCAGACATCTTTATGGGTAGCGCAAGCTATAGTGATTATGCTGATGCCTTTATGCGGAAGCTGAAATTAAAGTGA
- the tyrS gene encoding tyrosine--tRNA ligase → MKVQEQMELLSRGTLEILPAGGLEEKLKAAAKEGRPLRVKAGFDPTAPDLHLGHTVLIEKLRQFQHCGHTVVFLIGDFTGTIGDPTGKNETRPPLTHDEVLLNAETYKEQVFKILDPKHTEVRFNSEWLGNLTAADLIRIAGKATVARMLERDDFEKRYKGGQSIAIHEFLYPLVQGYDSVALDADVELGGNDQKFNLLMGRQLQDAYGKPQQVILTMPLLEGLDGVNKMSKSLDNYVGVAEPAKEQFGKLMSISDDLMYKYYELLTDIDLDEVKAMHPMEAKKRLAATIVERFHGEGAGETARNGFEAQFARNEIPDDVPDVTLESENGLLWIIRALTQSGMTSSNGEAIRMVKQNALSIDGEKVVDKDYQLKPGGPYLLKLGKRKFINLTVS, encoded by the coding sequence ATGAAAGTTCAGGAACAGATGGAATTGCTCAGTCGCGGTACGCTGGAGATTTTACCGGCCGGTGGTCTGGAGGAGAAGCTTAAGGCGGCCGCCAAAGAGGGGCGTCCGCTGCGCGTAAAAGCGGGCTTTGATCCGACTGCGCCAGACCTGCATCTGGGTCATACCGTTCTGATCGAGAAGCTGCGCCAGTTCCAGCATTGCGGCCATACCGTTGTGTTCCTGATCGGCGACTTTACCGGCACGATTGGTGATCCAACCGGCAAGAATGAAACCCGTCCGCCGTTGACCCATGATGAGGTGCTGCTTAATGCAGAAACCTACAAAGAACAGGTGTTCAAGATTCTCGACCCGAAACATACCGAGGTGCGCTTCAACTCCGAGTGGCTGGGAAATCTGACTGCCGCCGACCTGATCCGTATTGCAGGCAAGGCCACTGTCGCACGCATGCTGGAGCGTGATGATTTTGAGAAGCGTTATAAGGGCGGTCAGTCGATCGCTATCCATGAATTCCTCTATCCGCTTGTGCAGGGCTATGACTCGGTGGCACTTGATGCCGACGTCGAGCTGGGTGGCAACGACCAGAAATTCAACCTGTTGATGGGGCGGCAGTTGCAGGATGCTTACGGCAAGCCGCAGCAGGTAATATTGACCATGCCGCTGCTGGAAGGGCTGGATGGCGTCAACAAGATGTCTAAATCGCTGGACAACTATGTTGGTGTGGCGGAACCGGCCAAAGAGCAGTTCGGTAAGTTGATGAGTATCTCCGACGATCTGATGTATAAGTACTATGAGCTACTGACCGATATAGATCTTGATGAGGTTAAAGCAATGCATCCGATGGAGGCCAAGAAGCGGCTGGCTGCCACCATCGTGGAGCGGTTTCACGGTGAGGGAGCGGGGGAGACGGCTCGCAACGGTTTCGAGGCACAGTTCGCCCGCAATGAGATTCCGGACGATGTGCCGGATGTAACACTGGAATCCGAGAACGGGCTACTCTGGATTATCCGGGCATTGACGCAGTCAGGCATGACCTCCTCAAACGGCGAGGCGATCCGCATGGTCAAACAGAATGCCCTATCCATTGATGGCGAAAAGGTGGTTGATAAAGATTATCAGCTGAAGCCTGGCGGGCCCTACCTGCTCAAGCTCGGCAAGCGCAAATTCATCAACCTTACCGTCAGCTAA
- a CDS encoding anhydro-N-acetylmuramic acid kinase, whose translation MRTDHQLFIGIMSGTSADGIDIAIARMDHLPGSRMELIQFSEYPMPEKLREPILRLAAPGLNEIERMGELDRALGHAYADTVLAALHGVGLKPADIAVIGLHGQTIRHHPRAEYPYTVQIGCAATVAERTGITTVSDFRSRDIAAGGEGAPLVPFSHHHLFAHERKNIAVVNIGGIANVTWLGLDGTMIGFDTGPGNMIMDGLMLTISEGRSAFDHNGELAASGTVCDPLLEKLMQHPFLQRKPPKSTGREEFGEDIVNLILGWPDISDADRMATACQFTADSIENSLNYMPVEPARWLVCGGGVRNGHLMSLLKRQLAPARVTTTDVEDIPPQAVEALCFAILARQTLMGEPNTLCEVTGAAHAVCGGQITPGKNWQELLQAIPAWIR comes from the coding sequence ATGAGAACAGACCATCAGCTCTTTATCGGTATCATGTCCGGCACCTCTGCCGACGGCATTGATATTGCAATTGCCCGCATGGATCATTTGCCGGGTAGTCGCATGGAACTGATCCAGTTCTCAGAGTACCCCATGCCGGAGAAACTGCGCGAGCCGATTCTCCGGCTCGCGGCTCCCGGCCTGAACGAGATCGAACGCATGGGCGAACTTGATCGCGCACTCGGCCACGCTTATGCCGACACGGTGCTGGCCGCGCTACACGGTGTCGGGCTGAAACCTGCGGATATCGCAGTCATCGGCCTGCATGGGCAGACCATCCGCCACCACCCGCGTGCTGAATACCCGTATACCGTTCAGATCGGTTGTGCCGCCACAGTAGCCGAGCGAACGGGCATCACCACCGTCTCCGATTTCCGCAGCCGTGATATTGCTGCAGGCGGTGAAGGTGCACCGCTGGTTCCTTTCTCTCACCACCACCTCTTTGCCCATGAACGTAAAAACATCGCCGTGGTCAATATTGGAGGCATCGCCAATGTCACCTGGCTGGGGCTGGACGGTACCATGATCGGTTTTGACACCGGGCCGGGAAACATGATTATGGACGGCCTGATGCTGACGATCAGCGAGGGGCGCAGCGCCTTTGATCATAACGGCGAGCTTGCCGCCAGCGGCACAGTCTGCGATCCACTGCTTGAAAAGCTGATGCAACACCCATTCCTGCAGCGTAAACCTCCCAAATCCACCGGCCGTGAAGAGTTTGGTGAGGATATTGTTAACCTGATTCTTGGCTGGCCGGACATCTCCGATGCCGATCGCATGGCAACGGCCTGCCAATTCACAGCAGATTCGATCGAGAACAGCCTTAACTACATGCCGGTAGAGCCGGCCAGATGGCTTGTCTGCGGCGGCGGGGTTAGAAACGGGCATCTGATGAGCCTTCTGAAAAGGCAGCTTGCCCCTGCCCGGGTGACCACAACCGACGTGGAGGATATTCCACCCCAGGCGGTCGAAGCACTCTGTTTTGCCATCCTTGCACGCCAGACCCTGATGGGGGAACCCAATACGCTCTGCGAGGTAACCGGTGCCGCCCATGCCGTATGCGGCGGCCAGATTACACCAGGCAAGAACTGGCAGGAACTTTTGCAAGCCATCCCTGCATGGATCCGGTAA
- a CDS encoding metal-dependent hydrolase gives MDPVTHAISGAALARAIPKHHLPPLQLIFLILLTMAPDADIVLRLFSETTYLLHHRGLTHSILLIPLWAWLIFTLSSRRIRENPSMPWLIGAALSMHIFLDLITTFGTMIMAPLSDWRASLDLVFIIDPFFSALILIPLLLGLIWKGQKRKMGILSLLLMCGYLALTYSNQQQAINLTRNAHPDAASYNAMPLAFSPYHWQLIAIYPDRYARASVNLKPGFSGSRTLVDESFANGMISTSMSSPDHIEWQELPAMQSVAGWDALPGTEFYAWFSSYPVLLDRGEDHIDFGDLAFGSGAPGVRPAFQLHIDMSGSSDGNGSAMAAHAAERTKPRAWLIWRNNRRTELTHASVPFSWLHEFGTD, from the coding sequence ATGGATCCGGTAACCCACGCCATTTCCGGGGCAGCACTTGCCCGTGCCATCCCCAAACATCACCTGCCGCCACTGCAGCTTATCTTCCTCATCCTTCTCACCATGGCACCGGATGCCGACATCGTGCTTCGCCTCTTCTCTGAGACAACCTACCTGCTGCACCACAGAGGCCTGACCCACTCCATTCTGCTGATACCACTCTGGGCCTGGCTGATCTTCACCCTCTCATCCCGGCGCATCAGGGAGAACCCTTCTATGCCCTGGTTGATAGGAGCGGCCCTATCAATGCACATCTTCCTCGACCTGATCACCACCTTCGGCACGATGATCATGGCACCCCTTAGTGACTGGCGCGCCAGCCTCGACCTTGTGTTTATCATCGACCCCTTCTTCAGCGCACTGATACTGATACCGCTGCTGCTGGGGCTGATCTGGAAAGGGCAGAAGCGAAAAATGGGGATTCTCAGTCTTCTGCTGATGTGCGGCTATCTGGCACTTACCTACAGTAACCAGCAACAGGCGATCAACCTGACACGCAACGCGCATCCGGATGCGGCAAGTTATAACGCCATGCCACTCGCATTCTCTCCGTACCACTGGCAGCTGATCGCCATCTATCCGGATCGCTACGCCCGTGCCTCCGTCAATCTGAAACCCGGATTTTCCGGCAGCCGCACTCTTGTCGACGAATCATTCGCCAATGGCATGATTTCAACATCAATGAGCAGCCCGGACCATATTGAGTGGCAGGAGTTACCGGCGATGCAGTCGGTCGCAGGATGGGATGCGCTGCCCGGCACGGAATTTTATGCCTGGTTTTCCAGCTATCCGGTACTGCTTGATAGAGGCGAAGATCATATCGACTTCGGCGATCTGGCCTTCGGCAGCGGAGCTCCGGGAGTTCGTCCCGCCTTCCAGCTGCATATCGATATGTCCGGATCATCTGACGGTAACGGCTCAGCCATGGCCGCCCATGCAGCGGAAAGAACGAAACCACGCGCATGGCTGATCTGGCGCAACAACCGACGCACAGAACTGACGCACGCATCCGTCCCTTTCAGCTGGCTGCATGAGTTTGGTACTGATTAA
- a CDS encoding chalcone isomerase family protein: MKKTIPLLFVVLLPIPFHVTAVEIGGVNVPESVQVENNTLQLNGAGIRTKFFFDIYVAALYLEEKSKSAEAILDSKSTKRISMQFIYGEVEAEKMTDGWNRGFEKHHSEKEMAALRDRLNRFNSFFADAHKGDLITYDFLSDGSTVTQIKGETKGTIPGFDFQKALISVWLGSKPADKNLKQALLSH, encoded by the coding sequence ATGAAAAAAACAATACCGCTGCTGTTTGTCGTCCTGCTCCCCATCCCCTTTCACGTTACCGCTGTCGAAATTGGCGGCGTTAATGTGCCTGAATCGGTGCAGGTAGAAAATAATACCCTGCAGCTGAACGGGGCCGGCATCCGCACCAAATTCTTTTTCGATATCTATGTTGCAGCGCTCTACCTCGAAGAGAAGAGCAAGAGCGCCGAAGCAATCCTGGATAGCAAGAGCACGAAACGCATCTCAATGCAGTTCATTTATGGCGAGGTGGAGGCCGAAAAGATGACTGACGGCTGGAACCGGGGCTTTGAGAAACATCACTCAGAGAAAGAGATGGCCGCTCTGCGCGACCGTCTGAACCGGTTCAACAGCTTCTTTGCCGACGCCCATAAGGGCGATCTGATCACTTACGACTTTCTTTCGGACGGCTCAACCGTCACGCAGATCAAGGGTGAAACAAAAGGAACGATTCCCGGATTCGATTTCCAGAAAGCCCTCATATCCGTCTGGCTCGGTTCAAAACCCGCCGACAAAAACCTGAAACAGGCCCTCTTGAGTCACTAG
- a CDS encoding CBS domain-containing protein, translated as MNVEAIMSKNVVVVDAYDSLRKVKMIFDTSKFHHLLVVEKERLFGVISDRDLLKILSPGVGTAFESAGDAAILNKRAHLIMSRKPVTLGPDATIYDAIEIFNKHNISCIPVVDGERRPVGIISWRDVLRTL; from the coding sequence ATGAACGTAGAAGCAATCATGAGCAAAAATGTTGTCGTAGTCGATGCGTATGATTCGCTGAGAAAAGTCAAAATGATTTTTGACACTTCAAAATTCCATCACCTGCTCGTGGTTGAAAAAGAACGGTTGTTTGGCGTGATCTCTGACAGGGATCTGCTGAAGATCTTAAGTCCCGGGGTTGGAACTGCATTTGAATCGGCCGGAGATGCAGCCATACTCAATAAACGAGCGCACCTGATCATGAGCAGAAAGCCTGTTACTTTAGGGCCAGATGCGACGATTTATGATGCCATTGAAATTTTCAACAAGCACAACATCTCCTGTATACCTGTTGTTGATGGTGAGCGCAGGCCTGTTGGAATCATTAGCTGGCGAGATGTTTTAAGGACGCTTTAG
- the truC gene encoding tRNA pseudouridine(65) synthase TruC translates to MLDILYRDEWLIAINKPAGLLVHRSMIDKHETRFAMQMVRDQIGQHVWPLHRLDKPTSGVLLFALNSETARKVGDLFCAGMVSKEYLAVVRGYTEEQGIIDYPLKEELDKKSDQKADSNKPAQDAVTQYCRLATVELPNAVGRYDTARYSLLSITPKTGRKHQIRRHMKHIFHPIVGDTTHGDGRQNTFFRNHFNCRRLLLAATSLNFPHPETGEQITIHAPLEDSFSNVVDLLGWGRACIAHPY, encoded by the coding sequence ATGCTGGATATCCTCTACCGGGATGAGTGGCTTATTGCGATCAACAAGCCGGCCGGCCTTCTCGTACATCGCTCAATGATCGACAAACACGAAACCCGTTTTGCGATGCAGATGGTGCGCGATCAGATCGGCCAGCATGTCTGGCCGCTGCACCGGCTGGATAAACCCACCTCGGGTGTTCTTCTTTTTGCCCTGAATTCTGAAACAGCTCGCAAAGTGGGCGACTTGTTCTGTGCCGGAATGGTAAGTAAGGAGTATCTGGCGGTGGTCCGTGGCTATACGGAAGAGCAGGGCATCATCGACTATCCTCTGAAAGAGGAACTCGATAAAAAGAGTGATCAAAAAGCGGACTCCAATAAACCAGCGCAGGATGCAGTCACGCAATACTGCCGGCTGGCGACAGTGGAGCTGCCTAATGCCGTCGGGCGATACGATACAGCTCGCTATTCTCTGTTATCCATAACCCCCAAAACCGGCCGCAAGCACCAGATTCGCCGACACATGAAGCACATTTTCCATCCCATTGTCGGCGATACGACCCACGGCGACGGCAGGCAGAACACCTTTTTTCGCAACCACTTTAACTGCCGCCGCCTTCTTCTTGCTGCAACAAGTCTCAATTTCCCCCATCCCGAAACCGGTGAACAGATCACGATTCATGCTCCGCTGGAAGACAGCTTCTCAAATGTTGTCGATCTGTTGGGGTGGGGCAGGGCTTGTATTGCTCATCCCTATTGA
- a CDS encoding murein transglycosylase A, with product MTMKISSFWLMPVLALLLTACPSKRVEKAPEKVEQQPAYIKSDWRTLPEWGQVALVSSLEALRAGCVSLKRREQWQQICAEAGLLDIDNNDAVRTFFESHFTPWQLKNGDGSDHGLITGYYEPLLYGSREKTGRFRFPIYGEPDDLLIIDLAELYPELKGKRLRGRVEGKRVVPYHDRAAIDSEHPPAGKEILWVDDEIGLFFLQVQGSGRVQMPDGSIVKLGYANQNGHPYNSIGKRLVEMGEMTVHQASMQRIRQWGVDNPARLKELLYHNPSYVFFREMPESLSSAVGAMGVPLTAGYSMAVDRRTIPLGMPVYLSTTWPGSDKPLNRLMLAQDVGGAIKGTIRGDFFWGFGEEAGKYAGSMKQQGRMWVFFPNGITPTINTASR from the coding sequence ATGACAATGAAGATATCTTCTTTCTGGCTGATGCCGGTGCTTGCCCTGCTGTTGACGGCCTGTCCCTCCAAGAGGGTGGAGAAAGCACCTGAAAAAGTTGAACAGCAGCCTGCTTATATCAAAAGCGACTGGCGAACACTTCCTGAGTGGGGTCAGGTTGCACTGGTGTCTTCACTTGAGGCACTCAGGGCTGGGTGTGTATCACTGAAGCGCAGGGAACAGTGGCAGCAGATCTGCGCTGAGGCTGGGCTACTCGATATCGACAATAATGATGCAGTTCGCACCTTTTTCGAGAGTCATTTTACACCGTGGCAGCTGAAGAATGGCGATGGAAGCGATCATGGGTTGATCACCGGGTACTATGAGCCGCTGCTCTATGGCAGCCGCGAGAAAACCGGGCGTTTCCGGTTCCCTATTTATGGCGAGCCGGACGATCTGTTGATCATCGACCTTGCCGAACTCTATCCCGAGCTGAAGGGAAAGCGGCTTCGCGGCCGCGTAGAAGGTAAGCGCGTGGTGCCGTACCATGATCGCGCAGCCATCGACAGCGAGCATCCTCCGGCCGGTAAGGAGATTCTCTGGGTTGATGATGAGATAGGTCTTTTCTTTCTTCAGGTGCAGGGTTCCGGCCGCGTACAGATGCCGGATGGCTCTATCGTTAAGCTCGGTTATGCCAATCAGAACGGCCACCCCTACAACTCTATCGGCAAGCGACTGGTAGAGATGGGGGAGATGACTGTCCATCAGGCCTCGATGCAGCGCATTCGCCAGTGGGGTGTCGACAACCCTGCTCGATTGAAAGAGTTGCTCTATCACAATCCCAGTTATGTCTTTTTTCGCGAAATGCCGGAATCACTCAGTTCGGCAGTTGGCGCCATGGGTGTTCCGCTAACGGCCGGCTATAGCATGGCTGTCGATCGCCGCACCATTCCACTGGGCATGCCTGTATACCTTTCCACCACATGGCCTGGTTCGGATAAGCCGCTAAACCGGTTGATGCTGGCGCAGGATGTGGGTGGTGCGATCAAAGGCACAATCCGCGGCGACTTCTTCTGGGGCTTTGGCGAGGAGGCCGGTAAATATGCCGGCAGCATGAAGCAGCAGGGGCGCATGTGGGTCTTCTTTCCGAACGGCATCACCCCGACAATCAATACCGCTTCACGTTGA
- a CDS encoding AmpG family muropeptide MFS transporter: MSVFQQLFTRNMLICIFTGFASGLPLYLLINLVPAWLRSEQVDLTTIGLFALIQFPYTWKFIWSPLLDRYVVPVLGRRRGWMLITQTLLLFVIAAMGGFSPQTDLSMIALFCTLLALLSATQDIALDAYRREILADIELGLGNSVHINAYRVAGLVPGSLSLILADHLAWSTVFIITALFMLPGMVMSLLVKEPDIAVVPKTLKEAVTEPFYEFIGRAGWQSAVTVLLFIFLYKLGDSMCTALATPFYLDMGYSKTDIGLIAKNAGLWPSVIGGLLGGLWMVKIGINRALWVFGFVQLGTIFGFAWLASLGAQATIGAVELTSLAIVIGMEAFGVGVGTAAFVAFIARSTHPAYTATQFALFTSLAAVPRTFINAGVGWLVETFGWTDFFLLCAALAVPGMLLLFKVAPWHGEGRVLAND, encoded by the coding sequence ATGAGCGTTTTTCAACAGCTGTTCACCCGTAACATGCTCATCTGCATATTTACCGGTTTTGCCTCAGGCCTGCCGCTCTACCTGTTGATCAATCTGGTTCCCGCATGGCTGCGGAGTGAGCAGGTGGATTTGACCACCATCGGCCTGTTTGCACTGATCCAGTTCCCTTACACATGGAAGTTTATCTGGTCACCGCTGCTGGACCGCTATGTCGTGCCTGTGCTGGGGCGCCGCCGGGGCTGGATGCTGATCACCCAGACTCTTCTTCTGTTCGTGATTGCAGCCATGGGGGGATTCTCGCCACAGACAGATCTTTCGATGATCGCCCTCTTCTGTACCTTGTTGGCACTGCTTTCCGCCACACAGGATATCGCGCTCGATGCCTATAGGCGCGAGATCCTTGCCGATATCGAACTTGGACTCGGCAACTCGGTACACATCAATGCCTATCGGGTGGCGGGACTGGTGCCGGGGTCACTCTCCCTGATTCTTGCCGATCATCTGGCCTGGAGTACGGTGTTCATCATTACAGCACTGTTCATGTTGCCGGGCATGGTGATGAGCCTGCTGGTCAAGGAGCCGGATATTGCGGTGGTTCCTAAAACGCTGAAAGAGGCGGTCACCGAACCATTTTATGAGTTCATAGGTCGTGCCGGCTGGCAGAGTGCTGTGACAGTTCTTCTCTTTATCTTTTTATACAAACTCGGTGACAGCATGTGTACTGCACTTGCCACACCGTTTTATCTTGATATGGGATATTCGAAAACCGATATCGGCCTGATTGCCAAGAATGCAGGCCTCTGGCCCTCTGTTATCGGTGGGCTGTTGGGTGGCCTCTGGATGGTGAAAATCGGCATAAACCGGGCTCTCTGGGTTTTCGGCTTTGTACAGCTTGGCACGATCTTCGGCTTTGCCTGGCTCGCATCTCTGGGGGCTCAGGCCACAATCGGAGCGGTAGAGCTTACCAGTCTCGCTATAGTAATCGGTATGGAGGCGTTCGGTGTTGGCGTTGGCACAGCCGCGTTTGTGGCATTTATTGCCCGCTCCACCCATCCCGCTTACACGGCAACGCAGTTTGCCCTCTTCACGAGCCTCGCTGCCGTGCCACGCACTTTTATCAATGCCGGTGTAGGCTGGCTGGTAGAAACATTCGGCTGGACTGACTTCTTCCTGCTCTGCGCAGCTCTGGCAGTGCCCGGCATGTTGCTGCTGTTCAAGGTCGCCCCCTGGCATGGTGAAGGGAGGGTGCTGGCCAATGATTGA